The following coding sequences are from one Candidatus Palauibacter soopunensis window:
- a CDS encoding type IV secretion system protein codes for MQLPPQSIDPNVPAQIPADQLQDFKSFLDVVLDTVVGGAAPDVHTLGLQLWGGLAAVMVAWTGLKIAFSGTFQPWEIIKLVIGIAIPRTLLHYYVVPIPGVGLTFPAMIAGGGIWLQNLFLSDVVSAGYTEMTALVQAYSAHLSAAWSTGNLLSIVTAGATVIFSSLITLVMGASLVVCLLALFCVTYAQVIWAQVAIAIAILLGPVFIAFLLFEPLSFLFWGWFRTLMVYTLYGVVAGAVLRVFMGVGMGYITTYADALMGTGTADPFELWLWAVVLMPLVVSGLMAGLKVGELASMLVSGSGSAGSGFVALIMQGASKAAAPAKPPV; via the coding sequence ATGCAACTGCCCCCGCAGTCCATCGACCCGAACGTCCCGGCGCAGATCCCCGCCGATCAGCTTCAGGACTTCAAGAGCTTCCTCGACGTGGTGCTCGACACCGTCGTCGGCGGGGCCGCGCCCGACGTTCACACGCTCGGGCTCCAGCTCTGGGGCGGGCTCGCCGCCGTGATGGTCGCCTGGACCGGACTCAAGATCGCGTTCAGCGGCACGTTCCAGCCCTGGGAGATCATCAAGCTCGTAATCGGGATCGCGATCCCCCGCACCCTGCTCCACTACTATGTCGTCCCGATCCCCGGCGTCGGGCTGACGTTCCCCGCCATGATCGCCGGAGGCGGAATCTGGCTTCAGAACTTGTTTCTGTCCGACGTGGTGTCGGCAGGGTACACCGAGATGACCGCGCTCGTGCAGGCGTACTCCGCGCACCTGAGCGCCGCATGGTCCACGGGGAACCTGCTCTCGATCGTAACGGCCGGCGCGACCGTGATCTTCTCCTCGCTCATCACGCTCGTGATGGGCGCCTCGCTCGTGGTCTGCCTGCTGGCGCTGTTCTGCGTCACCTACGCGCAGGTGATCTGGGCGCAGGTCGCCATCGCCATCGCGATCCTGCTCGGTCCGGTGTTCATCGCGTTCCTGCTCTTCGAGCCGCTCTCGTTCCTGTTCTGGGGATGGTTCCGGACGCTGATGGTCTACACGCTCTACGGCGTCGTGGCCGGGGCCGTGCTTCGGGTCTTCATGGGCGTCGGCATGGGCTACATCACGACCTACGCCGATGCCCTCATGGGCACGGGAACGGCGGACCCGTTCGAGCTCTGGCTCTGGGCCGTCGTCCTCATGCCGCTCGTCGTCTCCGGCCTCATGGCCGGGCTCAAGGTCGGCGAACTCGCCTCGATGCTCGTGTCCGGTTCCGGCTCCGCCGGGTCCGGGTTCGTCGCGCTGATCATGCAGGGAGCCAGCAAGGCTGCGGCTCCCGCCAAGCCCCCCGTCTGA